The Streptomyces sp. NBC_00285 genome includes the window CGCCGCGCCATCCCCGGCCCCGAGGGCCCGGACGGGCCGTCGGTCGCGGGCCCCGGCGGCGGCCCGGTCATGCCCTCCCCCGAAGAGATCGCCGCGTTCATCTGGCGGCGTGAGGGCGGACTGACCGCGTCCCGCAAGGACGTCACCCGCGCGGACGTCCTTGCCCACGTGATCGACGCGTGCCCGTTCGGCGTGCCCGACCTCGCGGCCGCCGAGGCCCTGACCGACGCCGTGCTCGCCGTTGACGGCGAGGCCGTCGCGCTGCCGAAGCGTGGCATGGCGCACCTGACCAACCCCCAGCGCTACACGCACGCGTCGATCCTCGGCGCCGAGCACACCATCGCCGAGTCGGCCGCCGACCGGCTCAACGAGGGCGCCGCCGAGCTCACGGTGGCGGCCGCCGAGCTCGCCATCGCCGCGTTCGAGGCACAGCGCACCACCGACCCGCTCCGCCCGTTCCGTATGTCCGGCGAACAGCGCGCCGCCACCCTGCGGTTCCTCACCGCCGGACACGGCGTCGACGTGCTGCGCGGCAAGGCGGGCACCGGCAAGACCACCATCATGAGCGCGGCCCGGATGGGCTGGGAGGCCGCCGGCCTTCGCGTCTCCGGGGCCGCCACCGCGGCGGTCGCCGCGTCCAAGCTGCAGGCCGAATCCGGCATCACCAGCGCCACGGTGGCGACCTGGCTGATGGACATCCGCGACGGCGGCCGCCGTATGGCCAACACCGACGTCCTGGTCCTCGAAGAGGCCGCGATGGTGGACGACCGCGACGTCGCCGAGCTGTTCACCGCGGCCGCCGAGCACGGCGTGAAGGTCGTGGAGATCGGCGACTGGGCACAGCTGAAGGCGATCGGCGTCGGCGGCGGCTTCAAGCGCGCCCACGAGATCGTCGACGGCCTGGAGCTGAGCGAGAACCGCAGGCAGAAGGACGCGGTGGAGCGGGCCGCGCTGGAGGCGTGGCTGGACGGCGGCCGCCGTACCGCGCTGTCGATGCTCGCCGAGCACGGACGCGTCCACGCGGTCCGTACGCCCGACGACGCGTACGCCGCCATGCTCGGCGCGTGGAAGGACACCGTCGCCGTCCTGGACGGCGACGTCCACGACCAGATCGAGGACCTGGTCGTGCTCGCCGCCTGCAACGCCGATGTCGAGGTCCTCAACGGCGGCGCCCGCGAACTGCGCAAGAAGGCCGGCGAACTCACCGGCGGCCACACGTACGCCCTGGCGGGCGGCGAGCGGATGGAGCTCGCGGCCGGGGACGTCATCCGGATCAAGCGCAACGACTACCGCACTCGCCGCGGCGGGGACGTCGACGTCCTCAACGGCTACCGCGGACAGGTCACCTACGCCGCCAAGGGCGGAGTCTCCGTCGAATGGCGACGCCCCGCCGAGGACGGCGGATACGCGGTGGAGCGGGCCTGGATCACCGCCGACCAGATCGCCGACGGCGCCCTGCAGCACGGCTACGCCATGACCATTGCCGCAGCGCAGGGCCTGACGTGCGACTACACGCTGGTCTACGGGGTGGGCGCGGACGCCAACTCCCTCTACCCGGCGCTCTCCCGGGACCGGATCGCCACCCACCTGTGGCTGCCCGCCGACGTCGTCGAGAGCGAGGACGTCCGCCGGCGGCTCGGCGACGCCCGCAGCGAACAGGAGCTGCTGGAACGGGCGGTGGCCGCGTACGCCGACTCCCTGGAACGCGACAACGACGACCGCATGGTCTCCGACGAGCTCGCGCCCGCCCCCGAGGCGCAGCCGGTCGCGGCGATCCCGCACCAGGTGCAGCCCGAGCGTGAACGGGTTGTCGACGACACCGGACAACGCCGCCGCGAGGAAGAGCGCACCGGCGCCGTCCAGGAGCACCAGGAGCCCGCTGAGAGCGCCGGACAGGCCGTGTCCGACCCGGCGGGGCCCGAGGCGACCGCCGAGCGTGCAGCGGACCGCCAGGCCCGTCTGGACGCCCTCCGTACGCAGTTGCAGGGCGAGGACGCGCCGGAACTGACGGACGACCAGCAGGCCCGCCTGGACCAGGTGCTCGCCACCGGCTTCGTCGCCCGCGCCGAGCAGCAGGAGGCGGAGCCGGAGTTCGAGGCGTGGGATGACCGCAAATACGGGCACATCAGCGCGCAGAAGCTCGTCTCGATGATCGCCGAGAGGACCGCCGAGGCCCGTCGCGCCGAGCGCCTGGCCGCCGACTACACCCGGCAGGCCGAGGACGGGCGCGCTCAGCTTGCCGCCCCCGTCACGCCCGGCCAGGAGCGGGCCCGCGAGGTTGCCGAGGTCCTGGACCGCGCCGACCAGTTCGCCACCGTCGCCGCGACGGAGTGGAACAACGAGCAGCAGGCACGCGAGGCGATGCGGCACGCGCAGGAGGTCAACCGGCAGCTCCTGGAGGCGCAGGGCAAGTCCCGCCTCGCCTTGCGTCTGGCCGGCACCAGCCGTAAGGAGACCATCGCGCTCGCCGCCGAGTACGCCGAGAAGGACAGCGCGGCGTACCGAGAGATCCTCCGTGCCCGGCGGGCCGCCGAGGACGCACAGCGCGAGGCGTGGGCCACGATCCGCAGCCCGGAGACGATTCAGTGGTTCGAGGGCCAGGGCTCCCGCCGGGAAGCCCCGCGCGACGTCGACGAGCTGCAGGACCGGCTCGCCGCGATGCGAGAACGGCTCCCCGAGATCGAGCGGATCACCGACCGCACCCTCACCAGGAAAGCCGAGACCGCCGAACGTCAGGCCACAGAACACCGGAGCGAGGCGCGGAAGCAGGCCACGGCGGCGGACAAGCTGCAGGAGGAGAAGGCGCTGCGCTCGCGCATGGCGACCGAGTCCCCCACCCAGCACGCCCGCGAGGCACAGCAGCGCGCCACGTACATCAAGCAGGCCCGGCAGCGGGCCGCCGAGCGGACCCGCGAGGACGCCGGGCGGCGGGCAGCGAACGAGTCCCGGTACCAGCCGCCGGCCCCGGGACGCTCCGGTCCTCGGCAGGGACGCTGAACCACCCACCGTCAGCGGAGCGCTGACGCATCGCGGGGCCCTCGGACGGACCCGTCCGAGGGCCCCTGTCCAACTTCGCTGAGACGGGCGTGTGTACGCCTTCGATCTGAAGGGGGTCGTGACCAGCGCAGCACAGGAGGCCTTCACCGTCTCCCAGGTCAGAAGCCCCTTCGGTCTGAAGGCCCGCGCGGGTGGGTTCTCCCACGGGAGACAGCTCCCCGGGTCAGACTCCGGCGTTCAGCGCGGGCGGCCCTTCGAGTCGTGGCTCGGCGTACCCGCCGCCGCGAACGGCGTTGTGCTCACACGACTTGTCCGCCGGGAAGCCGGTGCCCAGGGCCGCACCCAGCGCAGGGAAGAACCGCTGCCCGTCCTCGAACTGCGGCGTGGTGGTCCATGTGTACGACTCGCAGCCGCGCATCGCCCGCGCCATCATGCGCGTGCCGTAGCCCTGGCGCTGCCACTCGTCTGTCACCCGGATCTTCATGACGTGGCCGCGGCGGCACTCGGCGCAGGACTGCCAGGTGAGCCGGGCGAAGTCGTAGCCGCTGCGCTCGCAGACCCGGAGCTGCTGGGGGCCCGCCCCGTTCCTCGGCGCGTAGTACAGCCAGAAGTCCGCGGTGCGCGGGTGCAGGAGCGTCGTG containing:
- a CDS encoding GNAT family N-acetyltransferase, producing MTQGPPPSGISARRWTLITTLLHPRTADFWLYYAPRNGAGPQQLRVCERSGYDFARLTWQSCAECRRGHVMKIRVTDEWQRQGYGTRMMARAMRGCESYTWTTTPQFEDGQRFFPALGAALGTGFPADKSCEHNAVRGGGYAEPRLEGPPALNAGV